In a single window of the Limnohabitans sp. 2KL-27 genome:
- a CDS encoding pirin family protein: MIQAPLPTTVLHSRSVERLVTGQATSDGAGVKLSRILTQDLQHRLDPFLMLDAFGSDKPDDYIAGFPDHPHRGFETVTYMIAGRMLHKDSAGNEGLLQNGGVQWMTAGQGVIHSEIPQQADGVMEGFQLWLNLHSSEKMNTPWYRDFQNDQLPQLRTPAGVAVTVIAGQSEGLQGAVTRDITQPIYLDLHMPEGSRFEQSLPAGHNAFVYVYRGEVRIAGQAVPLQRMAILANTSQADGVVIEASANAKLILVAGKPLKEPIVQYGPFVMNTKEEIYQALADFRDGRLGEQA, from the coding sequence GTGATCCAAGCCCCATTGCCCACCACTGTCCTGCATTCACGCTCTGTCGAGCGCCTGGTCACCGGCCAGGCCACGTCCGACGGCGCAGGCGTCAAGCTCAGTCGCATCCTCACGCAGGACCTGCAGCACCGGCTCGACCCTTTTTTGATGCTGGATGCCTTTGGCAGCGACAAGCCGGACGACTACATCGCCGGTTTCCCGGACCATCCGCACCGGGGCTTTGAAACCGTGACCTACATGATCGCCGGGCGCATGCTCCACAAAGACAGTGCGGGCAACGAAGGCCTCTTGCAAAACGGCGGTGTGCAATGGATGACCGCAGGCCAAGGCGTGATCCACTCTGAAATTCCACAGCAAGCCGATGGCGTGATGGAGGGCTTTCAGCTTTGGCTGAACTTGCACAGCAGCGAAAAGATGAACACCCCTTGGTATCGGGACTTTCAAAACGACCAATTGCCCCAGCTGAGAACACCCGCGGGCGTGGCCGTGACGGTGATCGCTGGGCAGAGCGAGGGCTTGCAGGGCGCAGTGACCCGAGACATCACACAGCCGATTTACCTGGACTTGCACATGCCAGAGGGCTCTCGTTTTGAACAAAGCCTTCCTGCTGGGCACAATGCTTTTGTTTATGTGTACCGGGGGGAAGTTCGCATCGCAGGGCAGGCCGTGCCCTTGCAGCGAATGGCCATCTTGGCCAACACATCGCAGGCCGATGGCGTGGTGATCGAAGCCAGCGCCAATGCCAAGCTGATTCTGGTGGCAGGCAAACCCCTGAAAGAGCCGATCGTGCAATATGGCCCCTTTGTCATGAACACCAAGGAAGAAATTTACCAAGCCTTGGCAGATTTTCGAGATGGGCGGCTCGGGGAGCAAGCTTGA
- a CDS encoding S9 family peptidase, with amino-acid sequence MSEDNLIEKITENRLPHYEPYGWHHWPEHPWQAYQFRRGLGETQEGGGSVSEVFQAASRMIPGDLESWHKEWMHIGDRNWNRGCEEELLGHIKTSMNCYLRAADYYRQAEFFLKPDDPRRLPTFEKMEACSKKFISHLNPAGEAVEIPYENGVTICGYFVRAPFPENRQPVLICMGGLDSIKDEMWFMQARGAVQRGISVLMIDGPGQGGTLRRHNVVNRVDTEVPIGKCIDWLEKRDDVDPKRIAVAGSSLGGYYAARAGCYEPRLAACIAHGAIWAITDLWGNASEDHGLAEHIKWVFGKPTMKASMEKAREFTLDGHLDHMKCPFLVMHGGHDVLTVSQAKKVYDYGKAKGVDVTLRLLSEEETGAEHCQHDNPTIGQEILADWLADRFGIDQKKLLSTSHNPLI; translated from the coding sequence ATGTCAGAAGACAACCTGATCGAAAAAATCACCGAAAACCGACTGCCGCATTACGAGCCTTACGGCTGGCACCACTGGCCAGAGCATCCTTGGCAGGCTTACCAATTCCGTCGCGGTTTGGGTGAAACACAAGAGGGCGGAGGCTCGGTGAGTGAGGTGTTCCAGGCGGCCAGTCGCATGATCCCCGGTGACCTCGAGAGCTGGCACAAGGAATGGATGCACATTGGCGATCGCAACTGGAATCGCGGCTGTGAAGAAGAGCTTCTGGGACACATCAAGACATCCATGAACTGCTACCTGCGGGCTGCAGACTATTACCGTCAAGCAGAGTTCTTCCTCAAGCCCGATGACCCTCGCCGCTTGCCCACTTTTGAAAAGATGGAAGCCTGCAGCAAGAAATTTATTTCGCATTTGAACCCTGCGGGTGAAGCCGTTGAAATTCCTTACGAAAACGGTGTCACCATCTGCGGCTACTTTGTGCGAGCACCATTTCCAGAGAACCGCCAACCGGTCCTGATTTGCATGGGTGGTCTGGATTCCATCAAAGACGAAATGTGGTTCATGCAAGCCCGTGGCGCCGTCCAGCGTGGCATCTCGGTGTTGATGATCGACGGCCCCGGCCAGGGCGGTACTTTGCGTCGCCACAACGTCGTCAACAGGGTCGACACCGAAGTGCCGATTGGCAAGTGCATTGACTGGCTCGAAAAACGTGACGATGTGGACCCCAAGCGCATCGCTGTGGCGGGTTCCAGTCTGGGTGGTTATTACGCAGCGCGTGCGGGATGCTATGAGCCACGCCTGGCTGCCTGCATTGCGCACGGTGCCATCTGGGCGATCACCGACCTTTGGGGCAATGCCTCCGAAGACCACGGTTTGGCTGAGCACATCAAATGGGTGTTTGGCAAACCCACCATGAAGGCCTCCATGGAAAAGGCGCGGGAATTCACTTTGGATGGTCATCTTGACCACATGAAGTGCCCATTTTTGGTCATGCACGGTGGGCACGATGTGTTGACCGTATCGCAAGCCAAGAAAGTCTATGACTACGGCAAGGCCAAGGGGGTCGATGTGACCTTGCGCTTGTTGTCTGAAGAGGAGACCGGTGCGGAGCATTGCCAGCATGACAACCCGACCATTGGGCAAGAAATTTTGGCCGACTGGTTGGCAGACCGCTTTGGCATCGATCAGAAAAAACTGTTGAGCACTTCTCACAACCCTTTGATTTGA
- a CDS encoding cysteine hydrolase family protein, whose product MNFGVDKVKAAVIAIDLHRGHMDLSVATMPVKTQAQADRVLGNAAKLFAWCREQDWPVIHLVTTYRDVPEIRSNPFWRTRADDPHATRKNVERHNLQGSPGCTVMPQVMDAKKDWVVNTKKRYDCFVGTDLDFTLRAHGINTLIITGVNTNSCVLSTVAAACSKDYAVIVPSDCVDTMDDPGLHDAALLCIRTALGFVMSSAEIMSLNELKKA is encoded by the coding sequence ATGAATTTCGGTGTCGACAAAGTCAAAGCAGCGGTCATCGCGATCGATTTGCATCGTGGCCACATGGATCTTTCTGTGGCCACGATGCCTGTCAAGACCCAGGCGCAAGCCGATCGCGTGCTGGGCAATGCCGCCAAATTGTTTGCCTGGTGCCGTGAGCAGGATTGGCCAGTCATCCACTTGGTGACCACTTACCGCGATGTCCCTGAAATTCGGTCCAACCCTTTTTGGAGAACCCGGGCCGATGATCCCCATGCCACTCGAAAGAATGTGGAGCGCCACAATTTGCAGGGATCACCAGGGTGCACGGTGATGCCCCAAGTGATGGATGCGAAAAAAGACTGGGTCGTGAACACCAAAAAGCGCTACGACTGTTTTGTCGGTACCGATCTGGATTTCACATTGAGAGCCCACGGGATCAACACCCTCATCATCACGGGCGTCAACACCAACAGCTGTGTACTGTCTACGGTGGCGGCCGCTTGTTCCAAGGATTACGCGGTCATCGTTCCCAGCGACTGTGTGGACACCATGGATGACCCTGGTTTGCACGATGCGGCCTTGCTCTGCATCCGAACAGCACTTGGATTTGTGATGAGCAGCGCTGAAATCATGTCTTTGAATGAACTGAAAAAAGCATGA
- a CDS encoding aldolase/citrate lyase family protein, producing the protein MMNFRSNAKNKIQVDEPVLAINTFAGGFDVADLVSRLGIDILFIDCERAGIGIDMVGPMARAAQRHGAAAVVRSKTRQVEDWVSYLDRGIDGLIVPRVETAQEAKLILETVSYACGSRAGDMIIIAQIESKAGLENLDEILAVKGFDLFLIGPYDLSHSMGFGGDITVPQVQQALDHIAEKIKAQGERFGLPVTLANAKAWQKKGAVFNFHSLEALIKPGLEALKKEITC; encoded by the coding sequence ATGATGAATTTTCGATCCAACGCCAAAAACAAAATACAGGTCGATGAGCCTGTGCTGGCTATCAACACCTTCGCGGGAGGCTTTGATGTGGCCGATTTGGTGTCCAGATTGGGCATCGATATTTTGTTCATCGATTGCGAACGTGCTGGCATTGGCATCGACATGGTGGGGCCCATGGCTCGCGCCGCCCAGCGGCATGGCGCAGCAGCGGTGGTCCGCAGCAAAACCCGCCAGGTTGAAGACTGGGTGAGCTATCTGGATCGGGGCATTGATGGCTTGATCGTTCCCAGGGTTGAAACGGCACAAGAGGCGAAGTTGATTCTGGAAACCGTCAGCTATGCCTGTGGCAGCAGGGCGGGCGACATGATCATCATTGCCCAAATTGAGTCGAAGGCTGGGCTTGAAAATCTCGATGAAATTCTGGCTGTCAAAGGGTTTGATTTGTTTTTGATCGGGCCTTATGACTTGTCACACAGCATGGGTTTTGGTGGCGATATCACGGTCCCTCAAGTTCAGCAGGCTTTGGATCACATCGCCGAAAAAATCAAGGCGCAAGGTGAGCGCTTTGGTTTGCCTGTCACGTTGGCTAATGCCAAGGCTTGGCAAAAAAAAGGTGCTGTGTTCAACTTTCACAGCTTGGAAGCACTGATCAAGCCGGGTCTTGAAGCGCTCAAAAAGGAAATAACGTGCTGA